One window from the genome of Podospora pseudocomata strain CBS 415.72m chromosome 6, whole genome shotgun sequence encodes:
- a CDS encoding hypothetical protein (EggNog:ENOG503PCKV; COG:S) — MVWMASRRQRYMMRHPGDDDSDQVMMSSSTKNDAFAVTNSMARADAITMELTQQRQKQRRFEEMAQTSVSGGDADTEAVLPELRVTSQTGIWTVSDILELVKHLIQYGDRCARYQDAVTTVPAKRDIHEKPPEPPAKPVDLHNIEDLTFELFSTVIRLALALQDHGTTFKKLARPVQLLATVRLERIKQLDALCERAFPSSSSACKHTCESCNSKSNNNNAHVPTETNSDMDSQKVAVAVAQQVEQLIANKLDAAQSAIVQDFQSHVSAAIKEEVARLVEQVERDMVQKIKDEVQRRLAEAQADQP; from the exons ATGGTTTGGATGGCCTC CCGAAGACAACGGTACATGATGAGGCACCCGGGGGATGATGACTCCGACCAAGTCATGATGAGCTCTTCGACAAAGAATGACGCCTTTGCCGTGACGAATTCAATGGCAAGGGCCGACGCAATCACCATGGAACTCACGCAACAGAGACAAAAACAGAGACGGTTCGAAGAGATGGCCCAGACGTCAGTTTCTGGCGGTGACGCCGACACAGAAGCAGTGCTCCCCGAATTACGAGTCACGTCACAGACTGGTATATGGACGGTGAGCGATATCCTCGAACTCGTCAAGCATCTCATCCAATACGGCGACCGTTGCGCTCGCTACCAGGATGCTGTGACAACAGTGCCTGCCAAAAGGGACATCCACGAGAAACCACCTGAACCTCCAGCCAAGCCAGTAGACCTGCACAACATCGAAGACCTAACCTTTGAATTATTTTCCACCGTCATCCGGCTCGCTCTGGCGCTGCAAGACCACGGGACGACTTTCAAGAAGCTCGCCCGCCCAGTCCAGCTTCTCGCTACCGTGCGGCTTGAGCGTATCAAACAGCTCGACGCTCTCTGCGAAAGAGCAtttccatcttcctcctctgcttgCAAGCATACCTGCGAATCTTGCAACAGCAAGAGTAATAACAATAATGCACATGTACCGACCGAGACCAACTCCGACATGGATAGCCAGAAGGTAGCCGTTGCAGTAGCCCAGCAGGTTGAGCAACTCATCGCGAACAAGCTTGACGCAGCGCAGAGTGCCATAGTTCAGGATTTCCAGAGTCATGTTTCAGCAGcaatcaaggaggaggtcgctCGCCTAGTGGAACAGGTGGAACGAGATATGGTGCAAAAGATTAAAGACGAGGTGCAACGGCGGCTGGCAGAAGCCCAGGCAGACCAACCATAG
- a CDS encoding hypothetical protein (EggNog:ENOG503PCKV; COG:S) produces the protein MHLLLASLLGQLTIKCKKVPDDGLYETLRDYQGQGQLPDDSMDLFNHLQRFISKADRDIFLVLDGLDHVLDRRGSRKNDIKLLDIILKLIQKEYTNLHVLVVSKYEKDIAQDFENKIRDMLVSVDVEQGLGKVLKTFVERKLEDTPVLKGEDSLKGEVKQRLGHYQSSQGSNFHWARSILKQVSACHEPAEVTAELRKLPENIAARYQDALEKVAANSVKRLKDILLWLMNQKRPLSQAELAAVVKLRNAKEVAGICPRVLVETATEDEVDVFRFTHFSVQEYLKDPFSRAPKGQETIRSGNIERLLPPQKHDAHLLITKRCLEILSAFRPTKTSKKKGDAIENTSSSDSDSDRLVSSASAPNRRRVTIDASDHGSDAWRTQDTSPDDSAPDRRAPIKTASRKSIDNEIHSNEGQFNAIGSDKGFPARLKELETEICSKLLLDKEKMRAWLDTYNPDGRGNKKPPSAVYYAVKLELNGILTRLVDEISKLHTDLPARRRALDQRGLEGTALQLAAVRGESDIINLLLQQGADVNAEKGPHGTALYAAAAEGHLEVVKSLFQAMKLLHADTKTGDQADGNLGSPLHVAAFRGHNAVVKLLLEPPGVAVDHLADPFGTALQAACASRKISTIKLLLANDADPNIVAGCFGTAAQAAFAHPRVSLVKGSDEVLEMLRSKNAEWLESPMFWTLAYSRVRSSLDPRPRYNRMNVLDFASTNYETLLKASAPSWLEEEALGEHELLASVVHQWAIPMTTMPDEAFINRRLLARIPFQDQLDAIKRAVPHHENTMNHLRHQDFLSKAHF, from the exons ATGCATCTCCTCCTGGCATCATTGCTCGGGCAGCTCACAATCAAGTGTAAAAAGGTCCCCGACGATGGTTTGTACGAAACACTACGTGATTATCAGGGCCAGGGACAGCTTCCGGATGACAGCATGGACCTCTTCAATCACCTGCAGCGGTTTATTTCCAAGGCAGACAGGGATATcttccttgtccttgacggCCTTGACCATGTTCTCGATCGCAGGGGCTCACGCAAGAACGATATCAAACTGCTTGACATTATCCTGAAGCTGATACAAAAAGAGTACACCAACCTTCACGTCCTCGTAGTCAGCAAGTACGAGAAAGACATAGCACAGGATTTTGAGAACAAGATCAGAGATATGCTGGTGTCAGTAGATGTTGAGCAGGGACTTGGCAAAGTTCTTAAAACATTTGTGGAGAGGAAACTAGAGGACACTCCTGTCTTGAAGGGAGAGGACTCTCTGAAGGGCGAGGTTAAGCAGCGTCTCGGGCATTACCAAAGCAGCCAAGGCAGCAACTTTCACTGGGCACGGTCTATTCTCAAACAAGTGTCAGCGTGTCACGAGCCAGCAGAGGTCACAGCAGAGTTGAGGAAATTGCCAGAAAACATTGCCGCCAGGTATCAAGATGCGCTGGAGAAAGTGGCGGCCAACAGCGTTAAAAGGCTAAAGGACATTCTCCTTTGGCTCATGAATCAAAAGCGGCCGCTCTCGCAAGCCGAGCTTGCGGCAGTGGTCAAACTTCGAAACGCAAAGGAAGTGGCAGGGATCTGTCCAAGAGTACTTGTGGAGACGGCCacggaggacgaggtggacgTCTTTCGCTTCACCCACTTCTCAGTCCAAGAGTATCTGAAAGACCCCTTCTCCCGAGCTCCCAAGGGGCAGGAAACGATCAGGTCTGGGAACATCGAGCGCCTTCTGCCGCCCCAGAAACACGACGCACaccttctcatcaccaaacgCTGCTTGGAGATCCTATCAGCCTTCCGAccgacgaagacgagcaagaagaaAGGCGATGCTATCGAGAACACGTCAAGTAGCGATAGTGATTCGGACCGTCTTGTTTCGtccgcctccgcccccaACCGCCGCCGTGTCACTATCGATGCCAGCGACCACGGCTCTGACGCCTGGCGCACACAGGACACCAGTCCAGATGATTCAGCGCCGGACCGGCGCGCCCCCATCAAAACAGCAAGCAGGAAGAGCATCGAT AATGAGATTCATAGCAACGAAGGTCAATTCAATGCTATTGGCAGCGACAAAGGATTTCCAGCCAGGCTCAAAGAGCTGGAGACCGAGATTTGCTCCAAGCTTCTGCTagacaaggagaagatgcGGGCTTGGCTAGATACCTATAATCCTGACGGACGGGGAAACAAAAAGCCACCCTCTGCTGTCTACTACGCCGTCAAGCTGGAGCTCAATGGCATCCTCACACGGCTTGTCGATGAGATCTCCAAGTTGCACACCGATCTTCCCGCTCGACGCAGGGCCCTGGACCAGCGTGGTCTAGAGGGAACCGCTCTCCAACTGGCTGCAGTTCGGGGTGAATCTGATATTATTAACCTCCTGCTCCAACAAGGCGCCGATGTGAATGCGGAAAAAGGACCCCACGGGACTGCGCTGTATGCAGCTGCAGCCGAGGGTCACCTTGAAGTGGTGAAAAGTCTATTCCAAGCAATGAAGCTGCTCCACGCCGACACAAAGACAGGTGACCAAGCAGATGGAAATCTTGGTAGTCCACTGCACGTCGCAGCATTCCGCGGCCATAATGCGGTCGTCAAACTACTTCTTGAGCCACCTGGCGTGGCCGTGGACCATCTCGCCGACCCCTTCGGCACCGCTCTACAGGCGGCCTGCGCATCCAGGAAGATCAGTACCATCAAGCTACTCCTGGCCAACGATGCCGACCCCAACATAGTTGCTGGCTGTTTCGGCACAGCTGCCCAGGCCGCATTTGCGCATCCTAGGGTTTCCTTGGTCAAGGGATCGGACGAGGTCCTTGAGATGTTACGATCCAAAAATGCCGAATGGCTCGAATCTCCCATGTTCTGGACCTTGGCGTACAGCAGGGTGAGGTCGTCCCTCGATCCCCGGCCGCGGTATAACAGGATGAATGTTCTGGATTTCGCCTCGACAAACTACGAGACATTGCTTAAGGCATCAGCACCCAGCTGGCTAGAAGAAGAGGCCCTCGGAGAGCATGAACTTCTCGCAAGCGTTGTCCATCAATGGGCAATCCCCATGACCACCATGCCGGATGAGGCATTTATCAATAGGCGGCTGCTCGCCAGAATTCCTTTCCAAGATCAGCTAGACGCCATCAAGCGGGCTGTTCCCCATCACGAAAATACCATGAATCATCTGCGCCACCAGGACTTCTTGAGCAAGGCCCACTTCTGA
- a CDS encoding hypothetical protein (COG:S; EggNog:ENOG503NZ4C) — MEREAVAKKPSRMKSVRQWLSLRVTQERTKTEAPAELLPNHEPSSQLEVDEGAARATPPETASNKNAAASTETGKKDCKDSKDDGDERGSTTVAQLDNTGAKGESESESEKKRPEDDKDDDDAVDKSARDFWKEAWESDELGEAKRALLQGRSGVGKSKDQKPSRANSIELVGLVIENTEAKMVNYKARWGSDNGETSLRNAKSILFSALTFKDLLNNVVNLIRQAIVQRHGLSSCLQLALHDKELADSTFKACSYLSHSMALYSRTESNYRERKAKQEKQLEDALVRVYTAILVYAAEVQESSNGRTRTRVKKFILSLAGQPLRDLETKINEEKSALEDWQNQVSRELADEAREEIMEIRTNTEVILKRVDGLAKTASDTYAKATAAELERLCEWLLKRDGGRQDKIRTSLATERAWWLNSGNSHWRPGGDGDKKGKKIPHGQRHRDRRKW; from the exons ATGGAGCGAGAGGCTGTGGCCAAAAAGCCTTCTAGGATGAAGAGCGTGCGTCAGTGGTTATCACTGCGAGTGACCCAAGAACGCACCAAGACCGAAGCACCTGCGGAGCTCCTGCCGAATCATGAACCAAGCTCGCAATTAGAGGTGGATGAAGGGGCGGCAAGAGCAACACCTCCTGAGACTGCGAGCAATAAGAATGCAGCCGCCAGTACTGAAACTGGCAAAAAAGATTGCAAGGACAGTAAGGATGACGGCGATGAGCGAGGGTCGACTACTGTTGCGCAGCTCGACAATACTGGAGCAAAGGGCGAGAGCGAGAGCGAGagcgagaaaaaaagaccTGAAGACGacaaggacgacgacgatgctGTCGACAAGTCAGCACGGGACTTCTGGAAAGAAGCATGGGAGTCGGACGAGCTGGGAGAGGCGAAAAGGGCCCTTTTGCAAGGCAGGTCGGGGGTCGGCAAGTCGAAGGACCAGAAACCTTCGCGGGCCAATTCGATCGAGCTCGTCGGGCTCGTCATCGAAAATACCGAGGCCAAGATGGTTAACTACAAGGCGCGCTGGGGATCTGACAACGGTGAAACCTCTCTTAGGAATGCGAAGTCTATATTGTTCTCGGCCTTAACCTTCAAGGACTTGCTCAATAATGTCGTCAATTTGATCCGACAGGCTATTGTTCAGCGGCATGGGCTGTCGT CCTGCCTGCAGTTGGCCCTCCATGACAAGGAACTGGCGGACTCTACATTCAAAGCCTGCAGCTACCTGAGCCACTCGATGGCTCTGTATTCTCGAACGGAGTCAAACTACCGCGAGCGAAAAGCCAAGCAAGAGAAGCAACTCGAGGATGCCCTGGTCAGGGTATATACGGCTATTCTTGTGTATGCAGCTGAGGTGCAAGAGTCAAGCAATGGTAGAACTCGGA CCCGGGTCAAAAAGTTCATCCTCAGCTTGGCTGGACAGCCACTCCGCGATCTGGAGACGAAGATCAACGAAGAGAAATCCGCATTAGAGGATTGGCAGAACCAGGTTTCGAGAGAAC TTGCGGACGAAGCTCGTGAGGAGATTATGGAAATCAGAACAAACACGGAAGTGATATTGAAGAGAGTCGATGGTCTGGCCAAGACCGCTTCAGATACATACGCCAAAGCTACTGCTGCAGAGCTGGAACGGTTATGCGAGTGGCTGCTGAAGCGCGATGGAGGGCGCCAGGATAAGATTCGCACGAGCTTAGCAACCGAAAGAGCGTGGTGGCTGAACTCTGGAAACAGCCACTGGAGGcctgggggtgatggggacaAGAAAGGCAAAAAAATACCACACGGCCAGCGACACCGCGACAGACGAAAgtggtga
- a CDS encoding hypothetical protein (EggNog:ENOG503P96W) encodes MQFTNNLLALLTLLPLTLAAPESQLEAKFESGVSILGTAVVTTYSGDACNGSNEQATVTNGGYRCFAVSNKRSIGYSGSGCTVTTWSGNNCRGSSFVATRAGCYSVLYGSVSIQC; translated from the exons atgcagttcaccaacaaccttctcgccctcctcaccctcctccctcttaccctcgccgcccccgAGAGTCAGCTCGAGGCCAAGTTCGAGTCCGGCGTCAGCATCCTCGGCACCGCCGTCGTGACCACCTACTCCGGCGACGCCTGCAACGGCAGCAACGAGCAggccaccgtcaccaacgGCGGCTACCGCTGCTTTGCCGTTTCCAACAAGCGGTCTATTGGCTATAGCGGCTCTGG CTGCACCGTCACGACCTGGAGCGGCAACAACTGCCGTGGTTCCAGCTTCGTCGCCACCCGCGCAGGCTGCTACAGTGTCTTGTATGGCTCTGTTTCTATCCAGTGCTAG
- a CDS encoding hypothetical protein (EggNog:ENOG503PCKU; COG:S), with protein sequence MGCFPRFLKLRLRLKRKTTTPGLQLSGSPKAWEQCPHCKELFGDVYDKQVQLSTVLKSAAQCSRCWALGQILNYITDLRSASTVLVGSIWHDNTLEIGIIRPGDTFETAPGYKIYEIGDRYKGERPLLDPIVGLPIAHKATHVNFRPIRTTAEHRFALAKEWLSECVTSHEACNEHDAEYLLPRRLLDISDVEHIRLVNTQHQELHPRTGYVALSYCWGKQGNLCTNTANLNQHAAGIPMLSLPSTIRDAVIACKHLCQRYLWVDALCIIQDDPRDKMAQIPQMADIYSGALLVLSAAGSSGSLEGCPLGPPEMQPSPPKIIGLDFSRYANNDNESSDYRETIVVEQMEHERCRSLPGHWAHETFDQDPTDALNVVEERGWTFQERFLAKRSLYIGKGEMSWTCATEVQCECRNPSPHIKTKAGDRVFTRRYGINHMSVNKLFSEAELSKTYSYLWSDIVATYSGRLLTQFGDRVAALEGIAVALQRRWPTIYKRDEYFFGCWLSLLPDLLLWHVSGEPVSEQIYPDLFPSWAWPSCGRPVSFISWVWYGVDPKLWVELLDFEVKEPPPAAVFGQGGGTVTLRGPLIPVKREVVTYDENEEEVVYVPIDTQLSFMVGGASLDHGDGDPDAERVSHLALVGSYPFKLQEKNKQLSCAMLCLAPITGRQENVFRRVGMVLLPRTKQAFLGAEFQRLLTPHVTDYKLT encoded by the exons ATGGGATGCTTTCCACGGTTCTTGAAGCTGCGGCTTCGTCTGAAGCGAAAAACAACGACACCCGGTCTGCAGTTAAGCGGCAGCCCAAAAGCCTGGGAGCAATGCCCACATTGCAAAGAACTATTTGGCGATGTCTATGATAAGCAGGTCCAATTATCGACGGTTTTGAAATCCGCTGCCCAATGTTCGCGGTGCTGGGCCTTGGGACAAATTCTGAATTATATCACAGATCTCAGGAGTGCCAGCACTGTCCTGGTAGGAAGTATCTGGCATGACAACACGCTCGAAATTGGGATCATCAGGCCAGGAGACACCTTTGAGACAGCACCGGGATATAAGATTTATGAAATTGGTG ACAGGTACAAGGGTGAACGACCCTTGTTGGACCCCATAGTAGGCCTGCCGATAGCACATAAAGCTACCCATGTCAATTTCCGCCCCATCAGGACAACTGCCGAACATCGTTTTGCCCTCGCCAAAGAATGGCTTTCAGAATGTGTCACATCACACGAGGCTTGTAATGAACACGATGCAGAGTATCTATTGCCGAGGCGACTGTTGGATATTTCAGATGTCGAACACATCCGCTTAGTAAATACGCAGCATCAAGAACTTCATCCACGGACGGGGTATGTCGCCCTCAGCTACTGCTGGGGCAAACAAGGGAACCTTtgcaccaacaccgccaacctcaaccaacatGCAGCCGGAATCCCGATGCTGTCACTTCCTTCCACCATCAGAGACGCAGTCATTGCCTGTAAACACCTTTGCCAGCGTTATCTATGGGTCGACGCCCTTTGCATCATCCAGGATGATCCACGCGACAAAATGGCACAGATTCCTCAGATGGCCGACATTTACTCCGGCGCACTTCTTGTTCTGTCTGCTGCTGGCTCTTCAGGCTCGCTTGAGGGCTGCCCGCTTGGGCCACCCGAGATGcagccctctccaccaaagATAATAGGGTTGGACTTTTCCCGGTATGCCAATAACGACAACGAATCATCTGATTACAGAGAAACGATTGTTGTGGAGCAAATGGAGCACGAGCGGTGCCGATCTCTACCGGGACACTGGGCACACGAAACCTTTGATCAAGATCCCACAGACGCCCTCAACGTTGTTGAGGAACGTGGATGGACATTTCAGGAACGATTCTTGGCCAAGAGATCGCTGTATAttggaaaaggagaaatGTCATGGACGTGTGCCACCGAGGTGCAATGCGAATGCAGGAATCCCAGTCCACACATCAAGACAAAGGCAGGGGACCGTGTGTTTACTCGGAGATACGGCATCAATCACATGTCGGTAAACAAGCTGTTCTCCGAGGCTGAACTCAGCAAAACGTACTCGTACCTGTGGTCTGATATAGTTGCAACCTACTCGGGCCGGCTACTCACGCAGTTCGGCGATAGAGTCGCGGCCTTGGAGGGTATTGCTGTGGCTTTGCAACGGAGGTGGCCGACCATTTACAAAAGGGACGAATATTTCTTTGGGTGCTGGTTATCGCTTTTACCGGACCTGCTCTTGTGGCATGTCTCTGGAGAACCTGTCTCGGAACAGATATATCCGGATCTGTTTCCCTCATGGGCGTGGCCCTCCTGTGGAAGACCTGTCAGTTTCATCAGTTGGGTATGGTACGGGGTCGATCCAAAATTATGGGTTGAGCTGCTCGATTTCGAAGTCAAAGAGCCTCCGCCAGCGGCGGTGtttgggcaaggaggaggaacagtGACGTTAAGGGGACCTTTAATTCCCGTGAAGCGAGAGGTTGTCACATATGACGAaaatgaggaggaggtggtatATGTCCCGATCGACACACAGCTTTCTTTCATGGTGGGAGGTGCGTCTCTGGATCATGGTGACGGGGACCCAGATGCGGAAAGGGTGAGCCATCTTGCGCTTGTAGGAAGCTACCCCTTCAAGCTACAGGAGAAGAACAAGCAGTTGTCCTGCGCAATGCTATGTCTTGCGCCCATCACGGGCAGGCAGGAAAATGTCTTTCGCCGAGTGGGTATGGTTCTGTTGCCAAGGACAAAGCAAGCTTTCTTGGGGGCTGAGTTTCAACGACTGTTGACTCCTCATGTCACCGACTACAAGCTCACCTGA
- a CDS encoding hypothetical protein (EggNog:ENOG503P7T4; COG:S), with amino-acid sequence MDTYRHPPGDLPRYLYRVQYRGNTGLYNKTSGLKARDTTTQFARIRATQLFKDAVADHFDWSSRRPTPFITFFSVEQHAERWALCLEKWGRSEPDEDDWFILTIDTSTLTDVHFFKLSTLVDRFGLGSRIGSKVQESHKRGAYICLHGIPARATDPGKTKISGNGRGGGVWGGFGSFAAHSGALFGELSLNLKDWCCDVNYFSFCQINFTLKIHFLFQPQKHSSFTSFTMTPPPPTTSLSFTSWNDDKPATIILLHGGFTCRLEFALILPHLSDFHLLVPDLPLHSASRHIKPGTTDHSAQHVAQLIRSHAHGGKAHVVGVSMGGYIAQCLALDQPDLVLSLFVTGAAPPSGARLFMAQWPGLTYYTMKMMVGWVPSWLYQWQASLLGLKLDIELIEEMKGNITWEVVHDMFPWILEFGLDDVRRLEVRTLHVAGAKGDDVGMVVRTAEALRSRRTDRGGGWPEDGSGGFMLREGVHGWDMQFPELFAGGVRAWVEGEKLPGEFERL; translated from the exons ATGGATACATATCGACACCCACCCGGCGACCTCCCGCGTTATCTTTACCGGGTGCAATACCGAGGAAATACAGGACTGTACAACAAGACCAGTGGACTCAAAGCCCGGGACACAACCACGCAATTCGCGAGAATCAGAGCTACTCAACTCTTCAAAGACGCCGTTGCGGATCACTTCGACTGGAGTAGCAGGCGCCCGACACCTTTCATAACGTTCTTTTCGGTCGAGCAGCACGCCGAAAGATGGGCACTCTGTTTGGAAAAATGGGGCAGAAGCGAGCCAGATGAAGACGACTGGTTTATTCTGACCATCGACACGTCAACGCTCACAGATGTCCACTTTTTCAAGCTTAGCACGCTTGTCGATCGGTTTGGTCTTGGAAGCAGGATCGGTTCAAAAGTGCAAGAATCTCACAAGCGAGGGGCGTACATTTGTTTGCATGGGATCCCGGCTCGCGCGACTGATCCAGGAAAGACCAA GATCTCCGGAaacggaagaggaggaggagtctgGGGGGGTTTCGGGTCTTTTGCAGCGCATTCTGGGGCTCTCTTTGGGGAATTGAGTCTCAATCTCAAAGATTGGTgctgtgatg TTAATTATTTCTCTTTCTGCCAAATCAACTTTACACTCAAAATTCACTTTCTATTCCAGCCTCAAAAACACTCCAGCTTCACATCCTTCACCATgaccccacctccccccacaaCGTCGCTATCCTTCACGTCGTGGAACGACGATAAGCCCGCCacaatcatcctcctccacggcgGCTTCACCTGCCGTCTTGAAttcgccctcatcctcccccacctctcggacttccacctcctcgtccctGACCTACCACTCCATTCCGCCTCCCGCCACATCAAACCAGGCACCACCGACCACTCAGCCCAGCACGTCGCGCAACTCATCCGCTCACACGCCCACGGCGGCAAGGCCCATGTTGTCGGTGTTTCAATGGGCGGATACATAGCCCAATGCCTCGCCTTGGACCAACCCGACCTAGTCCTCTCTCTTTTTGTGACAGGTGCTGCTCCCCCGAGCGGGGCACGGTTATTCATGGCGCAATGGCCGGGATTGACTTACTACACtatgaagatgatggtagGGTGGGTACCGAGTTGGTTGTATCAATGGCAGGCTTCGTTGCTTGGGTTGAAGCTGGATATTGAGTTGATagaggagatgaaggggaaTATCacttgggaggtggtgcacGATATGTTTCCTTGGATATTGGAGTTTGGCTTGGATgatgtgaggaggttggaagtGAGGACTTTGCATGTTGCGGGAGCTAAAGGGGATGATGTTGGTATGGTGGTTAGGACggcggaggcgttgaggagcaggagaacagaccgagggggggggtggccTGAGGATGGGTCGGGAGGGTTtatgttgagggagggggtgcatGGGTGGGATATGCAATTTCCGGAGTTGTTTGCGGGAGGGGTGAGGGcttgggttgagggggagaagttgcCTGGGGAGTTTGAGAGGCTTTAG
- a CDS encoding hypothetical protein (COG:S; EggNog:ENOG503PAN3) — protein MAKVDAYMSQKIAAGKNNGCTLENAGVRREWGDMTIEQRSDFINATLCLMKAPSKAPKSQFPGARTRYDDFMAYHLTNAGSLHDTIGLFPAHKYFLLAYETALRNECGYKGYHPYMNYDRYTKDPKNSALFNGNATSMGGNGLPDPKYTGLRTGTGTIKPGGGGGCVVDGPFTEYTANIGPGAPVMNNVPRNPISNGTGYNPRCMRRDISVDAALGATADRAYNLLTKSKDINTFYNTLLTPPRNVSDPYNFGIHTAGHYISGGDPGGDPMVSPGDPIFYFHHASLDRLWWIWQMMDPEKRVNAQVTLGGRDAATRKLDLKWLAPDVVPVIEAHDGLGGFGGLFCHVYV, from the exons ATGGCCAAGGTTGATGCGTACATGAGCCAGAAGATCGCCGCGGGCAAGAACAACGGCTGCACACTGGAGAACGCGGGAGTACGGAGAGAGTG GGGCGACATGACCATCGAACAACGATCCGACTTCATCAACGCCACGCTCTGCCTGATGAAGGCGCCATCCAAGGCGCCCAAAAGCCAGTTCCCAGGAGCTCGGACCCGGTACGACGATTTCATGGCCTATCACCTGACGAATGCCGGTTCTCTGCACGACACGATTGGCTTGTTCCCTGCCCACAAGTATTTCTTGCTTGCGTATGAGACGGCTCTTCGTAACGAGTGTGGCTATAAGGGATATCACCCG TACATGAACTACGACCGCTACACCAAAGATCCAAAGAATTCAGCCCTCTTCAACGGCAACGCGACAAGTATGGGTGGCAACGGCTTGCCGGACCCCAAGTACACCGGCCTTCGCACCGGTACCGGAACGATCAAACcgggcggcggaggtggatGCGTTGTTGACGGCCCTTTCACAGA GTACACAGCCAACATCGGTCCCGGCGCCCCCGTCATGAACAACGTGCCCAGAAACCCAATCTCCAACGGCACCGGGTACAACCCTCGCTGCATGCGCCGCGACATCAGCGTCGACGCGGCCCTCGGCGCCACGGCAGACCGCGCgtacaacctcctcaccaagtCCAAGGACATCAACACCTTCTACAACACCTTGCTCACACCACCCCGGAACGTGAGCGATCCGTACAACTTTGGGATCCACACAGCTGGTCATTACATATCGGGGGGAGACCCCGGTGGCGATCCGATGGTTTCGCCTGGGGACCCAATCTTTTACTTTCATCACGCGTCGCTGGATAGGTTGTGGTGGATTTGGCAGATGATGGATCCGGAGAAGAGGGTTAATGCGCAGGTGACgcttggtgggagggatgCTGCGACGAGGAAGCTTGATTTGAAGTGGCTTGCGCCTGATGTGGTTCCTGTTATTGAGGCGCatgatgggcttggggggtttggggggttgttttgtcATGTATATGTGTAA